The following DNA comes from Janthinobacterium sp. TB1-E2.
CTGTGCTGGCTGCTGGCGGCCTGCCTGCTGCTGCAGCTGGGCTGGCGCCTGGCGCAGCAGCACGCCCCCGCACAGGCGCGGCCCCTGCCCGCCGCGCCGCCACCTGGCGTGGCGCGCCTGGCCAGCCTGGGCGAACCGCTGGCCATGTCGAAGGCCATGCTGCTGTACCTGCAGTCGTTCGAGGACCAGCCCGGCGTCAGCCTGCCGTGGCGCGCGCTCGACTATGACCGCCTGGCCGGCTGGCTGGAAACGGCGCAAACGCTCGACCCGCGCAGCCGCTACGCGCTGGTGGCCGCCAGCGAAGTCTACGCGGGCGTGGCCGATCCGCAGCGCGCGCGGCGCATGCTGGCCTTTGTCGCCGCCAGCTTCGCGGCCAACCCGCAGCAGCGCTGGCCCGCGATGGCGCAGGCGGTGCTGGTGGCGAAGCACCAGCTGCACGACCTGCCGCTGGCGCTCGGCTATGCGCGTGCGCTGCGCCAGCTGGCGACGGGGCCGCACGTGCCGCCGTGGGTGCGCGAAATGGAAGCGTTCATCCTGGAAGACATGGACCAGCTCGACAGCGCCCGCCTCGTGATCGGCGGGCTGATCGCCAGCGGCCAGATCAGCGACCCGCACGAGCTCGCTTTCCTTGCGCGCAAGCTCGATGAACTGGCCAAAAAGAAAGCCAGGCCATGCGCGCGCGGCGCCATTTGCAGTAAACTGCCATTCTGAAGACGCCACACCAGGCACCAGCACTTTTTTCCAAGGAAATCCCATGCTCCCACGCCGCCAGCACGGCTTTACGCTCGTAGAAATCGCCATCGTCCTGGTCATCATCGGCTTGCTGCTCGGTGGCGTGCTCAAGGGACAAGGCTTGATCGACAGCGCCAAGGTGAAAAACATCATCCAGCAGTCGAATGCGCTGACGGCCGCCGTCAACGCCTATCAGGACAAGTTCCGCGCCCTGCCCGGCGACGATATCCAGGGCACCGTGCATGTGCCCAATTCGGCCGGCAACGGCAATGGCGATGGCCAGATCGGCGACGGCCAGCCGCGCGAATTCACCTTGGCGCCGCAGCACCTGGCGCTGGGCGGCTTCATCACAGGCTCGTTCAACGGCACCTCACAATTCATGACCAGCGCCCAGGGCGGCGCCGTCTACCTGTACAACGACGAAGTGGGCGGCCGGGCCGGCAACGGCATCCGTTTCGACAACCTGCCCGAAAGCTATGCCGAGCAGATCGACAGCAAACTCGACGATGGCGTGGCCAGCACGGGCAGCGTCCGGGCGAACATGCCCTATGGCAATGCCGGTGCTATCATTCCCCGCACCGCCGTATTTTTCTGAGCCACCAGTCACTATCGAAGGAATACCATGTCACTGCACCGCACACTCATCGTCTCCCTGGCCGCCTGCGCCGCGCTGGCCGGCAGCGCGCAAGCCCAATATGTGGGACCGACGACCGGCCCGGCCGCGCCCGCCAATGTGGCCGCCATCCTGAAAAATCCCGTCGACGACCAGGCTGTTGTGCTGCGCGGCAACCTGCTGCGCAAAGTGGGCAACGAGAAATATACCTTCTCAGACGGCACGGCGGAAATCCGCGTGGACATCGACGACAAGGTCTTCATGAACCGCAAGATCGACGCCAGGACCCGCGTGGAAATCCGTGGCGAAGTGGAAAAAGATTTCATGGAAAGCCCGGAAATCGATGTCGACGTACTGACCGTCGTCCCGTAAGCTGCCTTGCCATCCCGCCGCCATGGCGGGATGGGCGTCACCCTCTTCTGTATGCCTTGCGCAACCTTTTTTCCATTCCAGAAACTAGGCTTGTCAGAACAATCAATTTCGTCTAGCATCTTTTCATTCAAGGTCAGCCAGCGCCAGCGTGAGCCTGCCTGTCGACTCATCCATTCTGGGAGCTTTCCGGGTGCAAGATTTGCCTTCGATACGCTCAAGAATTTCATGGCTGGTGCTTGCCTGGGTCATTCCGACGGCCCTCGTGTTTCTCCTGCTCGTGGCGCAAAGCTACACGCGCGAACGCGACCATGTCGTCAGCGAAACGGCGCAGGCGGCGCGGGCCGTCACGGCCGCCGTCGAACGCGACTTGAGCGGCGCGCAGATGGCCGCGCGCATCCTGGCCGCTTCGCCAGCCCTGCAAGCCGACGACATCGGCGCCCTGCGTGCCTTGGCCGGCAGCCTGCTGCAGCCGGGCCTGGCCGTCAGCGCCTTCATCGTCTCCGACACCAAGGGACGCCAGCTGGTCAATACAGCCCTGCCAGCCGGTCAGGCACCGCCTCCCTTGCCGCAGAAATGGGCCGCCAGCATGGAGCGCACGCGCGACTCCGGCAAGCCCCGGCTGACCAGTTTGCTGATGGCGCCGGACGAGGTGCCGCGTCTGGCCCTGAACCTGCCCTTGCCGCGTGACAAGGGGCCCGCCTATGTGCTGACGGCCCTATACCCGCCCGACTACCTGCCCTTGCTGCTGCGCGAGCTGCACCTGCCCGCCTACTTGGGCGCGGCGATCGTCAATGCCGACGGCATCAACGTGGCGCGCACCCTGGCGCCGCAGCGCTATGTGGGCCGGCGCAGCTCGGCGTCCCTGCTCGAGCAGATACGCCAGGCGCGCGAAGGCGTGCTGCGCCATACCACCCTGGAAGGCCTCGACGTGTATACGGGCTTTCGCCGCGCGCCCGACGACGCCTGGACGGTGGCCGTTACCATGCGCACCAGCACGGTGGCCGAAGCCCTGCTGGGTTCCGTGGTCACTGGTTCCCTCATCCTGGCCCTGCTGCTCGGTGCCGGCTTTGCCCTGGCCTGGCGCGTGGGCGGCCGCCTGGCCCGCACCCTGCAGGAACTGACACAGCAGATCCACGCGCTGGCGCAGGGCAAGCCCCTGCTCTCGAACCGCCATGCGGACCGCGAATCGGCCGACATGGCAGGCGCCCTGGGCGCGCTGGAACGCGACTTGCGGCGCCACCGCACGCAGCTCGAAAGCCTGGTGGCCGAACGCACGCTGGCCCTGGAAAAATCCACGCGCCTGCTGGAAACCGTGTACGCGACGGCGCCCATCGGCATGCTGTTCGTGGACCTGGACTTGCGCATCGTCATGATCAACCACTACCTGGCCGCCATCAGCGGGGCCAGCGTGGCGCAGCATCTGGGCCAGCCCGTGGGCGCCATGCAGTTCGACGACGCCGTGCGCGTGCAGGTCGAACGCTGCGTGCGCCAGGTGCTGGATACGGGAACGCCCATCGTCGACCTCGAATTACAAGGCCATGGCGGGCGGCAGCGCGAGCATCCGAGTCACTGGATCGTCTCGTTTCACCCGATCTTCGGCCCCGAGCAGCAATTGCTGGGCGTGTCGGGGCTGTGGCTGGACATCAGCGAGCGCAAGCGCAGCGAAGCGGAGTTTCGCCGTTCGAAACACCTGTTCGGCACCATCATCGAAAACATCCCGGCCATGGTCTTCGTCAAGCGCGCCGACAAGCTGAGCTTTGAAATGATCAACCGCCACGCGGAACTGACCCTGGGACGCTCGCGCGAGCAATTGCTGGGCAAGACTGACCACGATTTCTTCCCGCCGCAGCAGGCGTCCGCCTTCGTCAGCGCCGACCGCAAGCTGCTGGCCACGGGGCAGATGGTGGAAATCGAACAGGAAGCGATCAACACGGCCGACGGCACGACGCGCCACTTCACCACGCGCAAAGTGGTGTTGCGCGACGATGCGGGGCGCGCCAGCCATGTGCTGGGGGTATCGATCGACATCACGGAACGCAAGCGCGCCACCGAGGTGCTGCACGCCACCACCCTGCGCCTGGAACAGAGCGAGCGCTTCATCCGCACCGTCACGGACAACCTGCCCGGCATGGTGTCGTACTGGGGCGCCGATCTGCGCTGCCGCTTCGCCAATAATTTCTACAATGAATGGTTTGGCCGCAGCAGCGCCGAGATGGCCGGCATCCACATGAGCGAATTGCTGGGGCAGGAACTGTTCGACGTGTACGCGCCCCACGTCGAGGGCGTGCTGGCGGGCCGGCCGCAAAGCTTCGAGCGCGACCTGCTCGATCCGACGGGCCAGGTGTGCCACACGTGGACCAATTACATTCCCGACCTCGACGACGGCGGCGGCGTGCGCGGCTTCTTCGTGCTGGCCTCGGACGTGTCCGAACTCAAGCGCACGGAATTGCGCCTGCACGAACTCAACGAGCAAATGGTGCGCGCGCGCGACAAGGCCGAGGCGGCCAGCACGGCGAAGAGCGAATTCGTAGCCAACATGAGCCATGAAATCCGCACGCCGATGAACGCCATCATCGGCCTGGCGCGCCTGCTGGAAGAGTCGCCGCTGGAACGGCGCGAGCGCAGCTATGTCGGCAAGATCCAGATGGCCACGCAGTCGCTGCTCCATATCGTCAACGACGTGCTCGATTTTTCCAAGATCGAGGCGGGACAAATGGTGCTGGAACAGCGCCGCTTCCAGCTCGAACGCATGCTGGGCAGCGTCGGCGTGCTGCTGGCCAGCAGCGCCTGGGCGCGCGGCGTGGAGCCCGTGTTCGTGCTCGACCCGCGCGTGCCCGACGAACTGATCGGCGACGCCCTGCGCGTGGAACAGATCCTCATCAACCTGATGGGCAACGCCGTCAAGTTCACCTCGCATGGCGAAGTGGTGCTGGCCATCGCCATGGTGGCCGAGGATGCGGCCAGCGCCACCCTCGAGTTTTCCGTGCGCGACACGGGCATCGGCATCGGCGCGGCCGAGCAGGAACACATCTTCGACGCGTTTTCCCAGGGCGACAGCGGCACCAGCCGCAAATACGGCGGCACGGGGCTGGGGCTGGCCATCTGCCGGCGCATGGTGGAATTGATGGGCGGCCAGCTCAGCGTGAAAAGCACGCTGGGCCAGGGTTCCGACTTCCGCTTCCGCTGCCGCTTCGACAAGGTGGCGCCGCCGCCCGAGCCGCACGGCAAGGGCGCGTCCAGGGCGCTGTCGCTGCTGATCATCGACGACAACGCCAGCGTGCGCGCCATGCTGGAAGACTGGTGCGCGGCGCAGGGCTGGCGCAGCCGCAGCGCCGACAGCGGCGCGGCCGGCCTGGCCCTGCTGCGCGCTCAGGCCAGCGGCGAAGCGGCGGCCGATCTTGTGCTGCTCGACGCGGCCATGCCGGGCATGGATGGCATTTCCATGCTCACCGAGGCGCGCACCGACGAACACCTGGCGCTGCCGCCCGTGATCATGCTGGTGGCCGACCAGGACAGCGAAAACCTCGAACGGCTGGCCGACAGCCTGATGCTGGCCGGCATCGTCTCGAAACCGGCGACGCCAGCGCGCCTGCTGGCGGCCGTCACCGCCGTGCGGGATGGACGCAATGCCCGCAGCGCGCCATCCATGCTGCCCGTGTCCTCGCCCCTGTCGGGCTTGCTGGAAGGCATGCGCGTGCTGCTGGTGGAAGACAATGAAATCAACCAGGAAGTGGCGCAGTACATCCTGCTGCACTCGGGCGCGCGCGTAGCCGTGGCCACCAACGGCAGGCTGGCCGTCGACATGCTGGCGCACAGCCCGCAAGCGTGGGACGTGGTGCTGATGGATTTGCAGATGCCCGTCATGAACGGCTACGACGCCACCCTGGCCATCCGCGCGCTGGGCTTGCCGGACTTGCCCATCGTCGCCATGACGGCCAATGCCATGGACGAAGACCGCCTGCGCGCCATTGCCAGCGGCATGAATGCGCACGTGGCCAAGCCCATCGATGTCGACGACATGATCGAGACCCTGACGCGGCTGGTGCCGGCGCACCAGGCTGGCGGCAGCAGCGCCGCGCAGCCAGGCGGCGCCGCCACGGAGGTGCTGGAAATGCCGGCCTCGATACCCGGCATCGACCTGGCGGCCGCCCTGCACCGCTTCGGCGGCGACTATGGCGCCTTCCTGGCGCTGCTCAAGCGCTTCGAAAATTCGCAAGGCGACGCCGTCGAGGAAGCACGGCGCCTGCTGGCCGCCGGCCAGACGCCGCAGGCGGCGCAGCTGCTGCACCGCGTGTGCGGCGTGGCGGCCAACTTGGGCGCCGCCCATGTCGCCAGCCTGGCCGCCGAGACGGAAAAAGCGCTGAAGACAGGGCAATCGCACACCACGGCCGCCTTGCTGGAACAGCTGGAACGGGCGATGGCCGAAGTCATCGATGCGGCGCGCACCCTGCCCTCGCCCCTGCGGCGCGGGCAGCCGGCACAGGCCGCGTCCGGCAGCGCAGCGGTCGACCTGCACGCCGGCCTGGCCGAGCTGCTGGTCTTGATCCGCAACAATAACCTGAAGGCGCTGGCCCAGTTCCACGTCCTGCACCCCGCCCTACAACAATCAGACCGGGAAGCGGCCCTGGCGCTGGCCAACGCGATCGAGACCCTGAATTTTTCCGCCGCGGAAAAACTCGTGCTCGATCAGCTGAAACGAGAGGAAAACAAGTGAGCTGGACCAACCTTGCCATGAACGGGCGCATCCTCATCGTCGATGACGCCATGGAAAACATCCAGATCCTGCACCAGCTGCTGCGCGAGGAACACGACGTGCTGTTCGCCCTGAGCGGCGGGAAGGCGCTGGAAATTGCGCACAATCAACTACCTGACCTGATCCTGCTCGACGCCGTCATGCCCGGCATGGATGGCTATGCCGTCTGCAATGCGCTGCGCGAGTCGGCCATCCTCAGCGCCATTCCCGTCATCTTCGTCACGGCCCTGAACCAGCCCGAAGACGAAACGCGGGCGCTGGAAGCGGGCGCCGTCGATTTCATCACGAAACCGTTCAACGCGGCCGTCGTGCGCGCCCGCGTGCGCAGCCAGCTGACCATCAAGCGGCAGGCCGATGCCATGCGCGAACTGTCGCTGACGGATTCGCTGACGGGCGTGGCCAACCGGCGCAGCTTCAACGACACGATGGACAGCGAATGGCGGCGCTGCGCGCGCGACGGCGTGCCGATGGCCCTCATCATGGCCGATATCGACCACTTCAAGGATTACAACGACACGTATGGCCACCAGGCGGGCGACCTGTGCCTGCAACAGGTGAGCGCCGCCCTGCGCCGCTGCGCCGTGCGCCCGCCCGACCTGCTGGCGCGCTACGGCGGCGAGGAATTCATCATCCTGCTGCCGCAGGAAACGCGCGACGGCG
Coding sequences within:
- a CDS encoding prepilin-type N-terminal cleavage/methylation domain-containing protein, whose product is MLPRRQHGFTLVEIAIVLVIIGLLLGGVLKGQGLIDSAKVKNIIQQSNALTAAVNAYQDKFRALPGDDIQGTVHVPNSAGNGNGDGQIGDGQPREFTLAPQHLALGGFITGSFNGTSQFMTSAQGGAVYLYNDEVGGRAGNGIRFDNLPESYAEQIDSKLDDGVASTGSVRANMPYGNAGAIIPRTAVFF
- a CDS encoding YgiW/YdeI family stress tolerance OB fold protein, with the translated sequence MSLHRTLIVSLAACAALAGSAQAQYVGPTTGPAAPANVAAILKNPVDDQAVVLRGNLLRKVGNEKYTFSDGTAEIRVDIDDKVFMNRKIDARTRVEIRGEVEKDFMESPEIDVDVLTVVP
- a CDS encoding PAS domain-containing protein, translated to MLAWVIPTALVFLLLVAQSYTRERDHVVSETAQAARAVTAAVERDLSGAQMAARILAASPALQADDIGALRALAGSLLQPGLAVSAFIVSDTKGRQLVNTALPAGQAPPPLPQKWAASMERTRDSGKPRLTSLLMAPDEVPRLALNLPLPRDKGPAYVLTALYPPDYLPLLLRELHLPAYLGAAIVNADGINVARTLAPQRYVGRRSSASLLEQIRQAREGVLRHTTLEGLDVYTGFRRAPDDAWTVAVTMRTSTVAEALLGSVVTGSLILALLLGAGFALAWRVGGRLARTLQELTQQIHALAQGKPLLSNRHADRESADMAGALGALERDLRRHRTQLESLVAERTLALEKSTRLLETVYATAPIGMLFVDLDLRIVMINHYLAAISGASVAQHLGQPVGAMQFDDAVRVQVERCVRQVLDTGTPIVDLELQGHGGRQREHPSHWIVSFHPIFGPEQQLLGVSGLWLDISERKRSEAEFRRSKHLFGTIIENIPAMVFVKRADKLSFEMINRHAELTLGRSREQLLGKTDHDFFPPQQASAFVSADRKLLATGQMVEIEQEAINTADGTTRHFTTRKVVLRDDAGRASHVLGVSIDITERKRATEVLHATTLRLEQSERFIRTVTDNLPGMVSYWGADLRCRFANNFYNEWFGRSSAEMAGIHMSELLGQELFDVYAPHVEGVLAGRPQSFERDLLDPTGQVCHTWTNYIPDLDDGGGVRGFFVLASDVSELKRTELRLHELNEQMVRARDKAEAASTAKSEFVANMSHEIRTPMNAIIGLARLLEESPLERRERSYVGKIQMATQSLLHIVNDVLDFSKIEAGQMVLEQRRFQLERMLGSVGVLLASSAWARGVEPVFVLDPRVPDELIGDALRVEQILINLMGNAVKFTSHGEVVLAIAMVAEDAASATLEFSVRDTGIGIGAAEQEHIFDAFSQGDSGTSRKYGGTGLGLAICRRMVELMGGQLSVKSTLGQGSDFRFRCRFDKVAPPPEPHGKGASRALSLLIIDDNASVRAMLEDWCAAQGWRSRSADSGAAGLALLRAQASGEAAADLVLLDAAMPGMDGISMLTEARTDEHLALPPVIMLVADQDSENLERLADSLMLAGIVSKPATPARLLAAVTAVRDGRNARSAPSMLPVSSPLSGLLEGMRVLLVEDNEINQEVAQYILLHSGARVAVATNGRLAVDMLAHSPQAWDVVLMDLQMPVMNGYDATLAIRALGLPDLPIVAMTANAMDEDRLRAIASGMNAHVAKPIDVDDMIETLTRLVPAHQAGGSSAAQPGGAATEVLEMPASIPGIDLAAALHRFGGDYGAFLALLKRFENSQGDAVEEARRLLAAGQTPQAAQLLHRVCGVAANLGAAHVASLAAETEKALKTGQSHTTAALLEQLERAMAEVIDAARTLPSPLRRGQPAQAASGSAAVDLHAGLAELLVLIRNNNLKALAQFHVLHPALQQSDREAALALANAIETLNFSAAEKLVLDQLKREENK
- a CDS encoding diguanylate cyclase domain-containing protein translates to MSWTNLAMNGRILIVDDAMENIQILHQLLREEHDVLFALSGGKALEIAHNQLPDLILLDAVMPGMDGYAVCNALRESAILSAIPVIFVTALNQPEDETRALEAGAVDFITKPFNAAVVRARVRSQLTIKRQADAMRELSLTDSLTGVANRRSFNDTMDSEWRRCARDGVPMALIMADIDHFKDYNDTYGHQAGDLCLQQVSAALRRCAVRPPDLLARYGGEEFIILLPQETRDGAEVVAQRILDEVRALQIPHAKSSVGPHVTVSLGMASVMPTEGMDPSALIRAADALLYRAKHTGRDRYCASEGE